In a genomic window of Alkalihalobacillus sp. TS-13:
- a CDS encoding CGNR zinc finger domain-containing protein yields MADLNKDKDVYTHDLIGERLCLDFANTVSWHDSKQSQEWLTSYEKLVNWCLHADILKKQQSLLLLKKAEERPSEAKKVLQQAIELRESIFQIFSSISNEKRPTSKDLSILNSALVNAYKMMRIVPEENKFSLDFLNREETLDGMLPPIVQSTVNILISEKELSRVKKCEGDPCGWLFLDTSRNRSRRWCSMADCGNRAKARRFYHNKK; encoded by the coding sequence ATGGCCGATTTAAATAAAGATAAAGATGTGTACACGCATGATTTGATTGGGGAGCGTTTATGTTTGGATTTTGCAAATACCGTTAGTTGGCACGATAGTAAGCAATCCCAGGAGTGGCTGACAAGTTATGAGAAGTTAGTAAACTGGTGTTTGCATGCTGATATTCTTAAGAAGCAACAATCGCTTTTATTACTCAAAAAAGCGGAAGAAAGACCTTCCGAGGCAAAAAAGGTTCTCCAACAAGCTATTGAGCTGCGAGAGTCTATCTTCCAAATATTTAGTTCGATCTCAAATGAAAAAAGGCCAACCTCAAAGGATCTCTCAATTTTGAATAGCGCTTTAGTCAACGCTTATAAAATGATGCGAATAGTACCTGAGGAAAATAAATTTTCTTTGGATTTTCTGAATCGTGAAGAAACGTTAGACGGAATGCTCCCACCGATTGTTCAATCTACTGTAAACATTCTCATTTCTGAAAAAGAACTAAGTAGGGTGAAAAAGTGTGAAGGGGATCCATGTGGTTGGTTGTTTTTGGATACAAGCCGCAATCGTAGCAGGCGCTGGTGTTCTATGGCAGATTGCGGGAATCGTGCAAAGGCAAGGCGTTTTTACCACAATAAAAAGTAA
- a CDS encoding VOC family protein: protein MIALKHLTPYFTFDGDGKAALEFYTDVFGGEVVESMTFGDAEFETPSEADDRIMHAYFKKGDMVFMVSDTFPGQSVPKESNVSVVIEPENEDELQRLYDRLKENGTILMELQDTFWGARYALVKDAYGITWNLNYQK, encoded by the coding sequence GTGATTGCATTGAAACACCTTACACCTTATTTTACGTTCGACGGGGATGGAAAAGCAGCACTGGAGTTCTATACGGATGTTTTTGGAGGAGAAGTAGTTGAATCGATGACGTTCGGAGATGCTGAGTTCGAGACTCCGTCAGAAGCGGATGATCGGATTATGCATGCTTACTTCAAAAAAGGAGATATGGTTTTCATGGTGTCTGATACTTTCCCAGGACAAAGTGTTCCAAAAGAAAGCAACGTATCAGTAGTCATCGAACCTGAAAATGAAGATGAACTTCAACGTCTATATGATCGTTTAAAGGAAAATGGAACAATTTTGATGGAATTGCAGGATACATTCTGGGGAGCAAGATACGCACTTGTCAAGGACGCTTACGGAATTACTTGGAACCTGAACTATCAAAAGTAA